In a single window of the Biomphalaria glabrata chromosome 5, xgBioGlab47.1, whole genome shotgun sequence genome:
- the LOC106071239 gene encoding trafficking protein particle complex subunit 12-like isoform X1: MSSPVDDCMLEDDEDDSGHLQPPFSSLSSAMVSSPTTDTLDSVILEASAFDEVIKHQDGNDQLSLEETVDLGPPDEGINISKTGFGENNKEKVMSASIIDQGINNFHSFEQKPAANVQPSSLSSYFANSGDDIFDTIATVHDDSSLGSDLFLSIAISKSEEDIRTSEMNAIEIKDSDVVSCLSPDNDEGFPRQNSFMRKYVDEDEFKLVENEELKDREAEQFIEIGTSAVKISDEDAFGDTEIEAVDVIHTPYQREHKSSTCEPETIAFEGELELGENKQVDLEIADLAEEDIEEFTQNDDKPGFMSQISRSSEPNTDVSQNSCQIPQQPTSILNPPVESSLGKHHGPVVGTTPSQLSPMGTPVHQASDSNTDILTSSPPLMPINPPVFDSHPVPQGSPFHLPSPEIKSGAVFSQFGPSGTSDDAFTSILSMSDADRRHDAWIPSDATSHVLKLMATSAIGSYIPATEHLSTPGIISNEPMGDPVKDLVLRYMGEQEAVKRSVLTCSSVTQDADGLKKLIEAGCLRAAVDLTGRLLEQVGQGYGKLGCVTVHTPHSLQLWFCRLALMVKLRMYEQAEAEMRAFQTLDTPDLYFQFYANTYPGRRGSMVSFSMRLLHAELPLLCGRSQESLDRLYYMLAVCNRIRTNLSSDLSEDGSATHMTYEARKVSLELWTKRETDVTYKIASTMLSVKDYEGALAIYNTLLDKDKNSHLELLAGIGRIHLQMGNITEATRILKEVETESSKIDSSVTCHTLISRGLLAMCAANFYDAYQHFKSAVQMQPHNTCAVNNMAVCSLYLGRLKDALNTLEQLVHSDPANTLHEGVLFNLCTLYELETSRALHKKQAILDLVSKHKGDGFPVACLKMT, encoded by the exons atGTCTAGTCCAGTGGATGACTGTATGTTagaagatgatgaagatgattctggacATCTTCAGCCACCTTTCAGCAGTTTAAGCTCTGCAATGGTCAGTTCACCAACAACTGATACTTTGGATTCAGTTATTCTAGAAGCTTCAGCCTTTGATGAAGTAATTAAG CATCAGGATGGCAATGACCAACTTTCTTTAGAAGAAACAGTTGACCTAGGCCCACCTGATGAGGgaataaacatttcaaaaactGGCTTTGGggaaaataataaagaaaaagtaatgTCTGCTTCTATCATTGACCAAGGGATAAATAACTTCCACTCATTTGAACAG aaACCTGCTGCTAATGTCCAACCTTCTAGTTTAAGCAGTTACTTTGCTAACTCTGGAGATGATATATTTGATACTATAGCTACTGTGCATGATGATAGCAGTCTTGGAAGTGATCTTTTCCTGTCCATAGCCATATCCAAGTCAGAAGAGGATATCAGGACCTCGGAAATGAATGCCATTGAAATAAAAGACTCTGATGTAGTGTCCTGCCTTTCTCCTGACAATGATGAAGGGTTCCCTCGTCAAAACTCTTTTATGCGAAAGTATGTGGATGAAGATGAATTCAAGTTGGTGGAAAATGAAGAGTTAAAAGACAGAGAAGCAGAACAGTTCATTGAAATAGGCACTTCTGCAGTGAAAATTTCTGATGAAGATGCTTTTGGTGATACAGAGATTGAAGCAGTTGATGTAATTCATACTCCTTATCAAAGAGAGCACAAGTCTTCAACTTGTGAACCTGAAACTATTGCATTTgaag GAGAGTTAGAATTGGGAGAAAATAAACAAGTTGACCTTGAAATTGCTGATTTAGCAGAAGAAGATATTGAAGAATTCACTCAAAATGATGACAAGCCTGGCTTTATGTCCCAAATTTCACGGAGTTCTGAACCAAATACAGATGTATCCCAGAATAGCTGCCAGATTCCCCAACAACCTACAAGCATTCTTAACCCTCCAGTCGAGTCATCACTTGGCAAGCATCATGGTCCTGTAGTGGGCACAACACCATCCCAGTTATCTCCAATGGGCACCCCAGTTCATCAGGCATCAGATTCAAACACAGACATCCTCACTTCCAGTCCTCCCTTGATGCCAATAAACCCACCAGTTTTTGATTCCCATCCTGTCCCACAGGGCAGTCCCTTCCATTTGCCAAGTCCAGAAATCAAAAGTGGTGCAGTGTTTTCCCAGTTTGGCCCTAGTGGAACATCAGATGATGCTTTTACATCCATCCTGAGCATGAGTGATGCAGACAGGCGTCATGATGCATGGATTCCATCAGATGCAACAAGTCATGTTTTGAAGCTGATGGCAACCAGTGCTATAGGCTCTTACATACCTGCAACTGAACATCTTAGTACTCCTGGTATTATCAGCAATGAGCCAATG GGTGATCCAGTGAAAGATTTGGTGTTACGCTATATGGGTGAACAGGAAGCTGTGAAAAGATCAGTCCTAACATGTAGTAGTGTGACTCAAGATGCTGATGGCCTCAAGAAACTTATA GAAGCTGGATGTCTCAGGGCTGCTGTTGACCTGACAGGTCGACTTTTAGAACAAGTTGGTCAAGGTTATGGTAAATTGGGATGTGTGACAGTGCATACACCACATTCATTGCAGCTGTGGTTCTGTCGCCTAGCTTTAATGGTGAAACTTCGAATGTATGAGCAGGCTGAGGCTGAGATGAGAGCTTTCCAGACACTTGACACACCAGATTTATATTTTCAGTTTTATGCCAACACATATCCTGGAAGAAGAG GTTCAATGGTATCTTTTTCAATGCGCTTGTTACATGCAGAGCTACCTTTATTGTGCGGCAGAAGTCAGGAAAGCTTAGACAGATTGTATTATATGTTGGCTGTTTGCAATAgg ataagaACAAATCTCTCGTCAGATTTAAGTGAAGATGGCAGTGCAACTCATATGACCTATGAAGCTAGAAAag TTTCTCTTGAATTGTGGACCAAACGAGAAACAGATGTAACATATAAAATTGCTTCTACTATGTTGTCTGTTAAA GACTATGAAGGTGCACTTGCTATTTACAACACACTGCTGGACAAAGATAAGAACTCACACTTGGAACTTTTGGCTGGCATTGGGCGAATACATTTACAG atGGGTAACATCACAGAAGCCACAAGAATTTTGAAAGAAGTAGAAACTGAATCCTCCAAAATTGATAGTTCTGTGACATGTCATACACTTATAAGCAG GGGTTTGCTAGCCATGTGTGCTGCCAACTTCTATGATGCCTACCAACACTTCAAGTCAGCTGTACAGATGCAGCCTCATAATACTTGT GCTGTTAATAACATGGCAGTCTGTTCCTTATACCTTGGGCGCCTGAAAGATGCCCTCAACACCCTGGAACAGCTTGTGCATAGTGACCCAGCCAATACACTGCATGAGGGTGTGCTTTTCAACCTTTGTACATTATATGAACTTGAAACCTCAAGGGCATTACACAAGAAACAAGCCATCCTTGACCTTGTCAGCAAACATAAGGGAGATGGCTTTCCTGTGGCTTGCTTAAAGATGACCTAA
- the LOC106071239 gene encoding trafficking protein particle complex subunit 12-like isoform X2 → MSSPVDDCMLEDDEDDSGHLQPPFSSLSSAMVSSPTTDTLDSVILEASAFDEHQDGNDQLSLEETVDLGPPDEGINISKTGFGENNKEKVMSASIIDQGINNFHSFEQKPAANVQPSSLSSYFANSGDDIFDTIATVHDDSSLGSDLFLSIAISKSEEDIRTSEMNAIEIKDSDVVSCLSPDNDEGFPRQNSFMRKYVDEDEFKLVENEELKDREAEQFIEIGTSAVKISDEDAFGDTEIEAVDVIHTPYQREHKSSTCEPETIAFEGELELGENKQVDLEIADLAEEDIEEFTQNDDKPGFMSQISRSSEPNTDVSQNSCQIPQQPTSILNPPVESSLGKHHGPVVGTTPSQLSPMGTPVHQASDSNTDILTSSPPLMPINPPVFDSHPVPQGSPFHLPSPEIKSGAVFSQFGPSGTSDDAFTSILSMSDADRRHDAWIPSDATSHVLKLMATSAIGSYIPATEHLSTPGIISNEPMGDPVKDLVLRYMGEQEAVKRSVLTCSSVTQDADGLKKLIEAGCLRAAVDLTGRLLEQVGQGYGKLGCVTVHTPHSLQLWFCRLALMVKLRMYEQAEAEMRAFQTLDTPDLYFQFYANTYPGRRGSMVSFSMRLLHAELPLLCGRSQESLDRLYYMLAVCNRIRTNLSSDLSEDGSATHMTYEARKVSLELWTKRETDVTYKIASTMLSVKDYEGALAIYNTLLDKDKNSHLELLAGIGRIHLQMGNITEATRILKEVETESSKIDSSVTCHTLISRGLLAMCAANFYDAYQHFKSAVQMQPHNTCAVNNMAVCSLYLGRLKDALNTLEQLVHSDPANTLHEGVLFNLCTLYELETSRALHKKQAILDLVSKHKGDGFPVACLKMT, encoded by the exons atGTCTAGTCCAGTGGATGACTGTATGTTagaagatgatgaagatgattctggacATCTTCAGCCACCTTTCAGCAGTTTAAGCTCTGCAATGGTCAGTTCACCAACAACTGATACTTTGGATTCAGTTATTCTAGAAGCTTCAGCCTTTGATGAA CATCAGGATGGCAATGACCAACTTTCTTTAGAAGAAACAGTTGACCTAGGCCCACCTGATGAGGgaataaacatttcaaaaactGGCTTTGGggaaaataataaagaaaaagtaatgTCTGCTTCTATCATTGACCAAGGGATAAATAACTTCCACTCATTTGAACAG aaACCTGCTGCTAATGTCCAACCTTCTAGTTTAAGCAGTTACTTTGCTAACTCTGGAGATGATATATTTGATACTATAGCTACTGTGCATGATGATAGCAGTCTTGGAAGTGATCTTTTCCTGTCCATAGCCATATCCAAGTCAGAAGAGGATATCAGGACCTCGGAAATGAATGCCATTGAAATAAAAGACTCTGATGTAGTGTCCTGCCTTTCTCCTGACAATGATGAAGGGTTCCCTCGTCAAAACTCTTTTATGCGAAAGTATGTGGATGAAGATGAATTCAAGTTGGTGGAAAATGAAGAGTTAAAAGACAGAGAAGCAGAACAGTTCATTGAAATAGGCACTTCTGCAGTGAAAATTTCTGATGAAGATGCTTTTGGTGATACAGAGATTGAAGCAGTTGATGTAATTCATACTCCTTATCAAAGAGAGCACAAGTCTTCAACTTGTGAACCTGAAACTATTGCATTTgaag GAGAGTTAGAATTGGGAGAAAATAAACAAGTTGACCTTGAAATTGCTGATTTAGCAGAAGAAGATATTGAAGAATTCACTCAAAATGATGACAAGCCTGGCTTTATGTCCCAAATTTCACGGAGTTCTGAACCAAATACAGATGTATCCCAGAATAGCTGCCAGATTCCCCAACAACCTACAAGCATTCTTAACCCTCCAGTCGAGTCATCACTTGGCAAGCATCATGGTCCTGTAGTGGGCACAACACCATCCCAGTTATCTCCAATGGGCACCCCAGTTCATCAGGCATCAGATTCAAACACAGACATCCTCACTTCCAGTCCTCCCTTGATGCCAATAAACCCACCAGTTTTTGATTCCCATCCTGTCCCACAGGGCAGTCCCTTCCATTTGCCAAGTCCAGAAATCAAAAGTGGTGCAGTGTTTTCCCAGTTTGGCCCTAGTGGAACATCAGATGATGCTTTTACATCCATCCTGAGCATGAGTGATGCAGACAGGCGTCATGATGCATGGATTCCATCAGATGCAACAAGTCATGTTTTGAAGCTGATGGCAACCAGTGCTATAGGCTCTTACATACCTGCAACTGAACATCTTAGTACTCCTGGTATTATCAGCAATGAGCCAATG GGTGATCCAGTGAAAGATTTGGTGTTACGCTATATGGGTGAACAGGAAGCTGTGAAAAGATCAGTCCTAACATGTAGTAGTGTGACTCAAGATGCTGATGGCCTCAAGAAACTTATA GAAGCTGGATGTCTCAGGGCTGCTGTTGACCTGACAGGTCGACTTTTAGAACAAGTTGGTCAAGGTTATGGTAAATTGGGATGTGTGACAGTGCATACACCACATTCATTGCAGCTGTGGTTCTGTCGCCTAGCTTTAATGGTGAAACTTCGAATGTATGAGCAGGCTGAGGCTGAGATGAGAGCTTTCCAGACACTTGACACACCAGATTTATATTTTCAGTTTTATGCCAACACATATCCTGGAAGAAGAG GTTCAATGGTATCTTTTTCAATGCGCTTGTTACATGCAGAGCTACCTTTATTGTGCGGCAGAAGTCAGGAAAGCTTAGACAGATTGTATTATATGTTGGCTGTTTGCAATAgg ataagaACAAATCTCTCGTCAGATTTAAGTGAAGATGGCAGTGCAACTCATATGACCTATGAAGCTAGAAAag TTTCTCTTGAATTGTGGACCAAACGAGAAACAGATGTAACATATAAAATTGCTTCTACTATGTTGTCTGTTAAA GACTATGAAGGTGCACTTGCTATTTACAACACACTGCTGGACAAAGATAAGAACTCACACTTGGAACTTTTGGCTGGCATTGGGCGAATACATTTACAG atGGGTAACATCACAGAAGCCACAAGAATTTTGAAAGAAGTAGAAACTGAATCCTCCAAAATTGATAGTTCTGTGACATGTCATACACTTATAAGCAG GGGTTTGCTAGCCATGTGTGCTGCCAACTTCTATGATGCCTACCAACACTTCAAGTCAGCTGTACAGATGCAGCCTCATAATACTTGT GCTGTTAATAACATGGCAGTCTGTTCCTTATACCTTGGGCGCCTGAAAGATGCCCTCAACACCCTGGAACAGCTTGTGCATAGTGACCCAGCCAATACACTGCATGAGGGTGTGCTTTTCAACCTTTGTACATTATATGAACTTGAAACCTCAAGGGCATTACACAAGAAACAAGCCATCCTTGACCTTGTCAGCAAACATAAGGGAGATGGCTTTCCTGTGGCTTGCTTAAAGATGACCTAA
- the LOC106071241 gene encoding protein mago nashi homolog isoform X2, whose product MTMPNGKLRYANNSNYKNDTMIRKEAFVHKSVMEELKRIIEDSEIMQEDDSAWPSPDRVGRQELEIVIGDEHISFTTSKIGSLLDVNQSKDPDGLRTFYYLVQDLKCLVFSLIGLHFKIKPI is encoded by the exons ATGACAATGCCAAATG GCAAGCTGCGATATGCAAACAACTCCAACTACAAAAATGACACTATGATCAGAAAAGAg GCTTTTGTACATAAATCAGTAATGGAGGAACTGAAAAGAATCATTGAAGACTCAGAGATCATGCAAGAAGATGACAGTGCATGGCCTTCCCCAGACAGAGTTGGAAGACAA GAGCTGGAAATAGTTATAGGTGATGAGCACATCTCCTTCACTACCTCAAAAATTGGCTCTTTACTTGATGTGAATCAGAGCAA GGACCCTGATGGCCTTCGGACCTTCTATTACCTAGTTCAAGACTTAAAGTGTCTTGTCTTCTCTTTAATTGGGCTTCATTTCAAGATCAAGCCAATCTAA
- the LOC106071241 gene encoding protein mago nashi homolog 2 isoform X3, translating into MAASTDFYLRYYVGHKGKFGHEFLEFEFRPDGKLRYANNSNYKNDTMIRKEAFVHKSVMEELKRIIEDSEIMQEDDSAWPSPDRVGRQELEIVIGDEHISFTTSKIGSLLDVNQSKFEKHI; encoded by the exons ATGGCCGCATCCACAGACTTTTATCTTAGATATTATGTTGGTCATAAAGGAAAATTTGGACACGAGTTCTTAGAGTTTGAATTTAGACCAGATG GCAAGCTGCGATATGCAAACAACTCCAACTACAAAAATGACACTATGATCAGAAAAGAg GCTTTTGTACATAAATCAGTAATGGAGGAACTGAAAAGAATCATTGAAGACTCAGAGATCATGCAAGAAGATGACAGTGCATGGCCTTCCCCAGACAGAGTTGGAAGACAA GAGCTGGAAATAGTTATAGGTGATGAGCACATCTCCTTCACTACCTCAAAAATTGGCTCTTTACTTGATGTGAATCAGAGCAA GTTTGAAAAACACATCTGA
- the LOC106071241 gene encoding protein mago nashi homolog 2 isoform X1, which produces MAASTDFYLRYYVGHKGKFGHEFLEFEFRPDGKLRYANNSNYKNDTMIRKEAFVHKSVMEELKRIIEDSEIMQEDDSAWPSPDRVGRQELEIVIGDEHISFTTSKIGSLLDVNQSKDPDGLRTFYYLVQDLKCLVFSLIGLHFKIKPI; this is translated from the exons ATGGCCGCATCCACAGACTTTTATCTTAGATATTATGTTGGTCATAAAGGAAAATTTGGACACGAGTTCTTAGAGTTTGAATTTAGACCAGATG GCAAGCTGCGATATGCAAACAACTCCAACTACAAAAATGACACTATGATCAGAAAAGAg GCTTTTGTACATAAATCAGTAATGGAGGAACTGAAAAGAATCATTGAAGACTCAGAGATCATGCAAGAAGATGACAGTGCATGGCCTTCCCCAGACAGAGTTGGAAGACAA GAGCTGGAAATAGTTATAGGTGATGAGCACATCTCCTTCACTACCTCAAAAATTGGCTCTTTACTTGATGTGAATCAGAGCAA GGACCCTGATGGCCTTCGGACCTTCTATTACCTAGTTCAAGACTTAAAGTGTCTTGTCTTCTCTTTAATTGGGCTTCATTTCAAGATCAAGCCAATCTAA